A genomic window from Camelus ferus isolate YT-003-E chromosome X, BCGSAC_Cfer_1.0, whole genome shotgun sequence includes:
- the SLITRK4 gene encoding SLIT and NTRK-like protein 4, translating into MFLWLFLILSALISSTNADSDISVEICNVCSCVSVENVLYVNCEKVSVYRPNQLKPPWSNFYHLNFQNNFLNILYPNTFLNFSHAVSLQLGNNKLQNIEGGAFLGLSALKQLHLNNNELKILRADTFLGIENLEYLQADYNLIKYIERGAFNKLHKLKVLILNDNLISFLPDNIFRFASLTHLDIRGNRIQKLPYIGVLEHIGRVVELQLEDNPWNCSCDLLPLKAWLENMPYNIYIGEAICETPSDLYGRLLKETNKQELCPMGTGSDFDVRVLPPSQLENGYTTPNGHTTQTSLHRLVTKPPKTTNPSKISGIVAGKALSNRSLSQIVSYQTRVPPLTPCPAPCFCKTHPSDLGLSVNCQEKNIQSMSELMPKPLNAKKLHVNGNSIKDVDTSDFTEFEGLDLLHLGSNQITAIKGEVFHNLTNLRRLYLNGNQIERLYPEIFSGLHNLQYLYLEYNLIKEILAGTFDSMPNLQLLYLNNNLLKSLPVYIFSGAPLARLNLRNNKFMYLPVSGVLDQLQSLTQIDLEGNPWDCTCDLVALKLWLEKLSDGIVVKELKCETPVQFANIELKSLKNEILCPKLLNKPSAPFTSPAPAVTFTTPLGPIRSPPGGPVPLSILILSILVVLILTVFVAFCLLVFVLRRNKKPTVKHEGLGNPECGSVQLQLRKHDPKTSKKDGLATEAFIPQTIEQMSKSHTCGLKESETGFMFSDPPGQKVIMRNAADKEKDLLHVDTRKRLSTIDELDELFPSRDSNVFIQNFLESKKEYNSIGVSGFEIRYPEKQQDKKSKKSLIGGNHSKIVVEQRKSSEYFELKAKLQSSPDYLQVLEEQTALNKI; encoded by the coding sequence ATGTTTCTTTGGCTCTTTCTGATTTTGTCAGCCCTGATTTCTTCgacaaatgcagattctgacaTATCGGTGGAAATTTGCAATGTGTGCTCCTGCGTGTCAGTTGAGAATGTGCTCTATGTCAACTGTGAGAAGGTTTCAGTCTACAGGCCAAATCAGCTGAAACCCCCTTGGTCTAATTTTTATCACCTCAatttccaaaacaattttttaaatatcctctATCCAAATACATTCTTGAATTTTTCACACGCAGTATCCCTGCAGCTGGGAAATAATAAACTGCAGAACATTGAGGGAGGAGCCTTTCTTGGGCTCAGTGCATTAAAGCAGTTGCACCTGAACAACAATGAATTAAAGATTCTTCGGGCTGACACTTTCCTTGGCATAGAGAACTTGGAGTATCTCCAGGCTGACTACAATTTAATCAAGTATATTGAACGAGGAGCCTTCAATAAGCTCCACAAACTGAAAGTTCTCATCCTTAATGACAATCTGATTTCATTCCTTCCTGATAATATTTTCCGATTCGCATCTTTGACCCATCTGGATATCCGCGGGAACAGAATCCAGAAGCTCCCCTACATCGGAGTGCTGGAACACATAGGCCGTGTTGTCGAATTGCAGCTGGAAGATAACCCTTGGAACTGTAGCTGCGATTTGTTGCCTCTCAAAGCTTGGCTGGAGAATATGCCATATAATATTTACATAGGAGAAGCTATCTGTGAAACCCCCAGTGACTTATATGGAAggcttttaaaagaaaccaacaaacaagAATTATGCCCCATGGGCACAGGCAGTGATTTTGATGTGCGAGTCCTGCCTCCGTCTCAGCTGGAAAATGGCTACACCACCCCCAACGGTCACACCACTCAAACGTCCTTACACAGATTAGTGACCAAACCCCCGAAGACGACAAATCCGTCCAAGATCTCTGGGATCGTGGCAGGCAAAGCCCTCTCCAACCGCAGTCTTAGCCAGATTGTGTCTTACCAAACGAGGGTGCCTCCTCTTACCCCCTGCCCGGCGCCTTGCTTTTGCAAGACACACCCGTCAGATCTGGGACTGAGTGTCAACTGCCAAGAGAAAAACATCCAGTCCATGTCTGAACTGATGCCGAAACCTTTAAATGCCAAGAAGTTGCACGTCAATGGCAACAGCATCAAAGATGTGGACACCTCAGACTTTACTGAGTTCGAAGGACTGGATCTGCTTCATTTGGGCAGCAATCAGATCACGGCGATCAAGGGAGAGGTATTCCACAACCTCACCAACCTCCGCCGGCTGTATCTCAATGGCAATCAGATCGAAAGACTCTACCCCGAGATCTTTTCCGGCCTTCATAACCTGCAGTATCTGTATTTGGAATACAACTTGATTAAGGAAATCTTAGCGGGCACCTTTGACTCGATGCCGAATCTGCAGCTCCTGTACTTAAACAATAATCTCTTAAAGAGCCTGCCCGTGTACATTTTCTCCGGAGCCCCCCTCGCTCGACTGAACCTGCGGAACAACAAGTTCATGTACCTCCCCGTCAGCGGGGTCCTGGATCAGCTGCAGTCTCTGACACAGATTGACCTGGAGGGCAACCCGTGGGACTGCACTTGTGACTTGGTGGCATTAAAGCTATGGCTGGAGAAACTGAGCGACGGGATCGTGGTCAAAGAGCTGAAATGCGAGACACCTGTGCAGTTCGCCAATATCGAACTCAAGTCTCTCAAGAATGAGATCTTATGTCCCAAACTCTTAAACAAGCCATCTGCGCCCTTCACTAGCCCGGCCCCGGCAGTCACGTTCACCACCCCGCTGGGGCCCATTCGCAGCCCTCCCGGTGGTCCAGTGCCTCTGTCTATTTTAATCCTGAGTATCTTGGTGGTCCTCATTTTAACTGTGTTCGTGGCTTTCTGCCTTCTTGTTTTTGTGCTGCGACGAAACAAGAAACCCACGGTGAAGCACGAAGGCCTGGGGAACCCGGAGTGCGGCTCCGTGCAGCTGCAGCTGAGGAAACACGACCCCAAAACCAGTAAAAAAGACGGGCTGGCCACCGAGGCGTTCATCCCCCAAACCATAGAACAGATGAGCAAGAGCCACACCTGTGGCCTGAAGGAATCCGAGACCGGGTTCATGTTTTCCGACCCTCCAGGACAGAAAGTCATTATGAGAAACGCGGCCGACAAGGAGAAAGATTTATTGCACGTGGATACCCGGAAGCGACTGAGCACGATTGATGAGCTGGATGAGTTATTCCCGAGCAGGGATTCCAACGTATTTATTCAGAATTTTCTGGAAAGCAAAAAGGAGTACAATAGCATCGGCGTCAGTGGCTTCGAGATCCGCTATCCGGAGAAACAACAAGACAAAAAGAGCAAGAAGTCGCTGATAGGTGGCAACCACAGTAAAATTGTTGTGGAGCAAAGGAAGAGCAGCgagtattttgaactgaaggcaAAACTTCAGAGTTCCCCCGACTACCTGCAGGTCCTGGAGGAGCAGACAGCTTTGAACAAGATCTAG